Proteins from a genomic interval of Musa acuminata AAA Group cultivar baxijiao chromosome BXJ1-9, Cavendish_Baxijiao_AAA, whole genome shotgun sequence:
- the LOC135592476 gene encoding pentatricopeptide repeat-containing protein At2g37310-like, with translation MRLSVPLQRIAAAATAAQVRWALGSAASHGLAALPDIGAYGVLIQRCADGGCLRQGQQLHARLVVFAVVASNFLASKLISLYSRCGRLHDARRMFDDIPRRNLFSWNAMLLAYALHGPASHAIRLFSSFPTSLSPDAFTLSALLKSLSSLPPSSSSAYRSAHAFAVRHGLVCNIFVSNGLITAYAHGDDIASAQRVFDTMPQRDIVSWNSMIAGYSQSGHYQECLRLYREMEARSGGVLPNAVTVVSVLQACSQLKDLLFGMEVHRFAVEHGIQMERVAWNSVIGFYAKCGSLDSARRLFEEMSDKDGVSYSAMITGYMSYGFVRPAMDVFRQAVAPVLSTWNAVIAGLAQNNYHDEVLDLVCEMQASGFSPNSVTLSSLLPTLSFNSSLLGGKQVHGYAIRNDCHQNIYVATALIDTYAKSGFLEGARRVFDVSVGRSVVVWTAIISAYAAHGDADAALSLFDRMLDAGIKPDLVTFTAVLSACAHAGAVDEARHIFDAMSSVYRVSPTVEHYACMVGVLSRGGMLKEAVKFIDKMPIEPNSKTWGALLNGAAVYGDVEVGRFAFEQLLEIEPENTGNYIVMANLYSKDGRREEAKTVREKMRGIRLEKTAGCSWIETSDGLQVFVSRDASNGRTDELYAVLEGLLRLIREEGYAYSNEFDEETESCVQNDENHVSARCGRSGRFAISKQYAAL, from the exons ATGAGGCTATCTGTCCCGCTCCAACGGATAGCGGCCGCGGCCACGGCCGCCCAAGTGCGGTGGGCCTTGGGGAGTGCCGCCTCCCATGGCCTGGCGGCGCTGCCGGACATCGGCGCTTATGGTGTCCTCATCCAGCGCTGCGCCGATGGCGGTTGCCTCCGCCAGGGCCAGCAGCTCCACGCCCGCCTCGTCGTCTTCGCCGTCGTCGCTTCCAACTTCCTCGCCTCCAAGCTCATCTCCCTGTACTCCCGCTGCGGCCGCCTCCACGATGCCCGTCGCATGTTCGACGACATCCCCCGTCGCAACCTCTTTTCGTGGAACGCCATGCTCCTCGCCTACGCCCTACACGGCCCCGCCTCCCACGCCATCcgtctcttctcctccttccccACCTCCCTTTCGCCCGACGCCTTCACCCTCTCCGCCCTCCTCAAGTCCCTGTCGTCCCTcccaccttcctcttcctccgcctACAGGAGCGCCCACGCCTTCGCCGTCCGCCACGGCCTCGTCTGCAACATCTTTGTCTCGAATGGTCTCATTACAGCCTACGCTCACGGGGACGATATAGCGTCCGCTCAAAGAGTTTTCGACACAATGCCCCAAAGGGACATCGTCTCCTGGAACTCGATGATAGCCGGCTACTCGCAGAGCGGTCATTACCAGGAATGCTTGCGACTGTACCGGGAGATGGAAGCGAGATCTGGCGGCGTGCTTCCTAATGCGGTCACCGTCGTGAGCGTGTTGCAGGCTTGCTCTCAACTCAAGGATTTACTTTTCGGCATGGAGGTTCATCGCTTTGCTGTGGAACATGGGATTCAGATGGAGAGAGTGGCGTGGAATTCAGTCATCGGCTTCTATGCCAAGTGCGGGAGCCTGGATTCTGCCCGACGACTGTTCGAGGAAATGAGCGACAAGGATGGAGTCAGTTATAGTGCGATGATAACTGGGTACATGAGCTACGGGTTCGTCAGACCAGCAATGGATGTCTTCCGGCAAGCAGTTGCGCCCGTCCTTAGTACATGGAATGCCGTGATCGCCGGTCTAGCACAGAACAATTACCATGATGAAGTTTTGGACTTGGTCTGCGAGATGCAGGCCTCGGGTTTCAGTCCTAATTCAGTGACACTTTCAAGCCTTCTTCCAACCCTCTCATTCAATTCGAGTCTGCTGGGAGGGAAACAAGTCCATGGCTACGCCATTAGAAATGACTGTCATCAGAACATATATGTTGCAACTGCACTCATCGACACTTACGCAAAATCTGGTTTTCTTGAAGGCGCTCGACGAGTTTTCGATGTGTCAGTGGGCAGAAGTGTCGTCGTCTGGACCGCAATCATATCGGCCTATGCGGCTCACGGAGACGCGGATGCTGCACTGAGCCTGTTTGATAGAATGCTCGACGCTGGGATCAAGCCGGACCTAGTGACTTTCACCGCGGTGCTCTCGGCTTGTGCTCATGCCGGGGCAGTGGATGAAGCTCGCCACATTTTTGATGCCATGTCTTCCGTTTACAGAGTATCACCAACGGTGGAGCATTATGCTTGCATGGTTGGAGTGCTTAGCCGTGGTGGGATGCTCAAGGAGGCCGTCAAATTCATCGATAAGATGCCGATAGAGCCGAATTCTAAGACATGGGGCGCACTGCTCAATGGAGCAGCGGTTTATGGTGATGTTGAGGTTGGGCGGTTTGCATTTGAGCAGCTGCTTGAGATTGAGCCCGAGAACACGGGGAATTATATCGTCATGGCCAATTTGTATTCGAAGGATGGGAGACGGGAGGAAGCCAAAACGGTGAGGGAGAAGATGAGGGGAATCAGGTTGGAAAAGACTGCTGGTTGTAGTTGGATTGAGACGAGTGATGGGCTGCAGGTGTTTGTGTCTCGGGATGCTTCAAATGGACGAACAGACGAATTATATGCAGTGTTAGAGGGACTGCTTAGATTGATTAGGGAGGAAGGTTATGCTTACAGCAATGAGTTTGATGAGGAGACTGAGTCTTGTGTTCAAAATGATGAGA ATCACGTGTCCGCGCGATGTGGTCGATCGGGTAGATTTGCCATCTCGAAACAGTATGCAGCGCTATAA